GGGGCAGGGTCGAGTCATCAGGAATCAGTTGATTGGTCGATAGATCTCCCAAGCGATCGCACAGGGCAGTGACTGCCAGACTGTCCGGCGGGATGTTGGTGGCCAGAGCCCTAGCCTGCTCACGAACCGCGGTTACCAACGGCCCCCCGAGGTAGCGGTTAATAAAATCGCTGTGAGCCAGCATTTGCAGGGATGGGTCAGGGGCGGGAGAACGGATAGCTAGAAACGCTTCACAGGCTTGAATGCGGGCAGTAGAACGACTTTGGAAATTATTGAAATCCAAGAACGACCGTCCTTCTGCCTGGGGACGAAAACGGGCGATCGCTGTTTCGCAATCAGCCGCTTGGTAGGCGGACTCAGCCCGATGATAGCGATAGACATCAAAGAGGTATGGAATCAAGAGGGCAGCGGCAACAACAGCGGCTCCCACGGTCAAAAAGTCTACCCAGCGATTGGGAGGGCCAGGGGAAGGATGTCTAGAAGTAACCATAGAAAGATAGGGGTGAGAGGTTTTATCCGAGTTGGGGCCATGGGATGCGCTGGAAGGGCGCGAGCCAACCACAGATTGTTATAAATTTATAGTGCTGAGGTGAGAAAAGGTATGCAGTTTTAGGCAATCTTTCTTGCTGAAACGGGGAAAAAATTCTTGGAGAATCGTTTCTCTAGGTTATCTACATACCTTTTTGCGAATCCGTAGCTGATATTAAAGTTGGATAGGAAAACCCTTGATCTAAGGTCTTGACCGTCCCGAATGGCGATCGCCCCTGTGCCAATGGGTGGCGAAGCGGGAGATCCCATGCAGGATCTTTCACATTCAACCGGATTTGATGGTCTATTATCTGCCAAGAATGACAGATGGTTTCTAGGCTTACCCTGCGCCACTGCCCAAGAGATGATGGGTTATGGCGCAGGATACCTAGCCCTTAAACGGCAAAGACTGGAGAAGGAAGATTCAGAGAGCACTGGCCTTTGAAGGCTCGCACCAACATCTATCGTTCACAATCTTTGCCCTCAGATCGCGACTCGCGAAGCGCATCAAGCGCCAGACTGCACCAGGCGCACGGCTGCTTCTGCGTCCACTAGTCCACTGCCAAAGAAGTACTGAAGTTCATGTTCAGTTGGGGGTGTAGCGCTTTGGTCGCGCAAAACGCTATAGAGGTCTTGCTCCTGAGGCGCTAGAGAGAGGGAAGTGTGGCTAGAACTGGATTCCAACAGGGCAATGAGGCGATCGCGATTCAAGCTTCGTTGCGGATCTGCACTCAGCATCAACGCCACTACCCCTGCCACGGCGGGAGAGGCAAAGGATGTTCCTTGGGCCCAAACGTAGTCGCCCTTGAGGTCTTGAGCCGGTGCCCAGGGCTGTTCGGGTAGGGAGATATTTTGCCAGAATAGGTCATTGCCAGTACCGCTGGTGGTTAAAATACCGTTTTCTAGACCAGTTTGTACATTGCCGCCAGGGGCCACCAGCGTTAGCCCTGGGCCAAAGCTGCTGTAAGGGGCACGGGTTCCCTGCAAGGTAGAGGCTCCAACAGAAATGACATGGCGTAACCCGGCTGGAAAGCCAACGCGATTTTCACCATCGTTACCTGAGGACGCCACAATGATGAGATTAGGGTTGGCCGCCAGAACATCGGCAATCGCATCAGCGATCGCCGTCGTCGGCATCATGCTGCCCCAGCTCAGATTAATCACATCTGCACCTCGGGCTGCTGCGTAGCCAATGGCTTCCACTGCAGGTACAGTTGGGATACCGCCAAAGAGAATGCCTGCCCGAACAGGTAAAATCTTCACCCCGGGTGCTACCCCCATCAACCCTGACGGCTCTGGTGCATTTGCCCCAATCACTCCAGCGACTGTTGTGCCATGAAATGCCCCAACAACCTGGCGACGAATATTATTGCGAATAAACGCGATAATCTCTGCTTCAGAAGCTCTGGGATTATTGCGCTTGAGGTCATCAGCCCAGACACGGTAACGATCTAAGACATCGCTATCTGACAGAGTAAAAGTATCTTGAAAGGATGGACGTAATTGATTTAGTTCTGCCGTTTCGACCCGGGTGTCAGGGTCATTATCCGTAAAATCCCAGCCTCGATATTCTTCGGGCAACCCCTCTACGCCAGAGGGCAGTTCGTAGATATTGTTGATCAGGGCTGGATGATCCCACTGGATCAGGGCGTCGATGACTGCAACGGTGATGCCTTCACCGCGATTTCCAAGCGCCCAGTCCCTAGGGGCATTGACGCCGGTGTTGTTGAGCCTAGGAGCCATGGATGTGCTATCCAGATGCCAGGCCAGGTTCATGCGATTGTCTGAAGCAGAGCGAGCCAAAGAGCTATGAGAAGGGAGCGGTA
The sequence above is drawn from the Leptolyngbya sp. CCY15150 genome and encodes:
- a CDS encoding S8 family serine peptidase, which produces MTFPTSPRHLFRVLLLTVCFSLGLALAVFRPTPTLAQTDTADLFYRFNGEPIPLMVRDDAIAVAFQASATRTLDAPPLYQQLQNTLDSTRTRGDAVIVQPVGTQYAIVNLPAATSSSRSALRPQLALPYVETTLPVLQRADQDEQILLPNEIIISFAAQTSEAEQQQMLEAQGLELIRPLRFTENRVLARLKTVDHETAVLTAAEQLSQTTGVRSATPNFIPVRSPEERWDSELPLPSHSSLARSASDNRMNLAWHLDSTSMAPRLNNTGVNAPRDWALGNRGEGITVAVIDALIQWDHPALINNIYELPSGVEGLPEEYRGWDFTDNDPDTRVETAELNQLRPSFQDTFTLSDSDVLDRYRVWADDLKRNNPRASEAEIIAFIRNNIRRQVVGAFHGTTVAGVIGANAPEPSGLMGVAPGVKILPVRAGILFGGIPTVPAVEAIGYAAARGADVINLSWGSMMPTTAIADAIADVLAANPNLIIVASSGNDGENRVGFPAGLRHVISVGASTLQGTRAPYSSFGPGLTLVAPGGNVQTGLENGILTTSGTGNDLFWQNISLPEQPWAPAQDLKGDYVWAQGTSFASPAVAGVVALMLSADPQRSLNRDRLIALLESSSSHTSLSLAPQEQDLYSVLRDQSATPPTEHELQYFFGSGLVDAEAAVRLVQSGA